The genomic region GATCAGCAACACAAAACAGGCAGTAATTCCAAAAATAAACGCGATAATCTGATTTTCAGTCAACGTTGAGGTAAAAAGCCCGACGGCTATATATGCCCCACCCATTAGCAGGAGGCCGATGTATCCGCCGATGAGTGTTCCACCATCCGGATTCCCCAAGTACATGACCGAAAGCGGTAGGACAAGTGAAAGTAGCACTGTTACAGTCAGAAGGGCAAAGCTGGCTAAGAATTTTCCAATGACGACTTCGTAATCTCGAAGTGGGAGCGTCATCAGGATTTCTACTGTGCCGAGTTTTTTTTCTTCAGCCCAGAGTTTCATCGTAACAGCGGGGATAAAAAACAGGAAAATCCACGGCATCAATCCAAAAAACCCGCGCATTTCGGCTTGATTAACGAGAAAAAACCCTCTGAAAAAAAGCCATGCGGAGATACCGAGGAAAAATGTGATGAAAATATACGCGATAGGCGAATTGAAATAACTTCTAAATTCCTTTTTCAGGATAGCTGCAATGTTCATCATGATCTTTTAACTATAGGACACCGCGACGATATGCCCATTGGGCAGTCCATCAGTCTCGGTCCAAGTCGATATTGAGTTGTTAGCGGGTACGAAAACCAGGTTTGGTTTCAAAGGGATCATACAACTGTCAATGCGTATGGAAACCCGGGTGGTTCAAAACCTTTACGGAAACGCACAAGGCGTTCCCTCTTCACATCCGAAATGCTCGACTATTATAGCTGCTCCT from Candidatus Poribacteria bacterium harbors:
- a CDS encoding ABC transporter permease; translated protein: MMNIAAILKKEFRSYFNSPIAYIFITFFLGISAWLFFRGFFLVNQAEMRGFFGLMPWIFLFFIPAVTMKLWAEEKKLGTVEILMTLPLRDYEVVIGKFLASFALLTVTVLLSLVLPLSVMYLGNPDGGTLIGGYIGLLLMGGAYIAVGLFTSTLTENQIIAFIFGITACFVLLIIGEDIVLFNAPNWLFPIFSYLGLGAHYSSILRGVLDSRDIIYYLSLIGFFLYLSTLSVESRKWR